A region of Curvibacter sp. AEP1-3 DNA encodes the following proteins:
- the glgB gene encoding 1,4-alpha-glucan branching protein GlgB, which translates to MLTDHDLGALMRAQHADPFSILGPHVDAGGVRISALFPAAQTVRATDRDTGEVIGELLRHEGTDVFTLVLPGATSIPDYRLEVHWQDADAGVSVMEDPYRFPVVLQEMDLWLLAEGTHLRPYECLGAHPTQMCGIDGTSFAVWAPNAKRVSVVGSFNGWDGRRHPMRLRRECGVWEIFLPHVSKGDLYKFEIWNARDAITTKADPFAFSAQLRPDTASVVCGLLPRLPMGSDRVCANGLQQPLSIYEVHLGSWRKADGWRWLNYRELADSLVPYAREMGFTHLELLPVSEHPFDGSWGYQPLGLFAPTSRFGTPEDFKYFVDAAHAAGLGVILDWVPAHFPSDAHGLAEFDGTHLYEYADPKEGFHQDWNTLIYNFGRTEVRNFLVSNALYWLERFGIDGLRVDAVASMLYRDYSRAAGQWIPNKHGGRENLEAIEFLRRMNHVVGTERPGAITLAEESTAFPGVSRPPSPDLQSGGLGFHYKWNMGWMHDTLEYASMDGVHRKYHQNQLTFGLMYAFTENFVLPLSHDEVVHGKASLLGKMSGDEWQKFANLRALYGFMWAYPGKKLLFMGCELAQPTEWADGSQLPWHLEQQAPHQGVQRLVRDLNRVYRAFPALHEQDVQSEGFEWIAHDDSAQSVIAFQRRAKDGRAVVVVCNFTPVPRPGYRIGVPVAGAWREVINTDNGVYGGSSLSSGARSTEPVAAHHLGQSLVITLPPLACLVLIPGEE; encoded by the coding sequence ATGCTGACAGACCACGACCTGGGTGCCTTGATGCGGGCCCAACATGCAGATCCTTTCAGCATTCTCGGGCCCCACGTTGATGCCGGTGGCGTGCGAATCAGTGCACTGTTTCCTGCTGCTCAGACCGTGCGGGCCACGGACCGTGACACCGGCGAGGTGATCGGCGAGTTGCTTCGTCACGAGGGCACGGACGTCTTCACACTGGTGCTACCCGGCGCAACGTCCATCCCTGACTACCGGCTGGAGGTTCATTGGCAGGATGCTGATGCGGGTGTCTCCGTGATGGAAGATCCTTATCGCTTCCCGGTTGTTCTTCAGGAAATGGATTTGTGGCTGCTGGCTGAAGGCACCCATTTGCGCCCCTATGAGTGCCTTGGCGCGCATCCAACCCAAATGTGCGGAATCGACGGCACCAGCTTTGCCGTGTGGGCCCCGAACGCCAAACGGGTGTCGGTGGTGGGTTCCTTCAACGGGTGGGATGGACGGAGGCATCCCATGCGGCTGCGACGGGAGTGCGGTGTCTGGGAAATATTCCTTCCGCATGTGAGCAAGGGTGATCTCTACAAGTTCGAGATATGGAACGCCCGCGATGCCATCACTACCAAGGCAGACCCTTTTGCGTTTTCAGCGCAGCTTCGGCCTGATACTGCCAGCGTGGTTTGCGGCTTGTTGCCCCGCCTGCCCATGGGCAGTGACCGCGTCTGCGCGAATGGCCTGCAGCAGCCACTCAGCATTTATGAAGTGCACTTGGGCTCTTGGCGTAAGGCCGATGGATGGCGCTGGCTGAATTACCGCGAGTTGGCCGACTCCTTGGTGCCCTATGCGCGTGAGATGGGTTTCACGCACTTGGAACTCTTGCCGGTGAGTGAGCACCCCTTTGACGGATCGTGGGGCTACCAGCCCTTGGGGCTTTTTGCGCCCACTTCGCGTTTTGGGACGCCCGAGGATTTCAAGTATTTTGTGGATGCTGCCCACGCTGCAGGGCTGGGTGTGATTTTGGACTGGGTGCCTGCCCATTTTCCGAGTGATGCACATGGCTTGGCCGAGTTTGACGGCACCCACTTGTATGAATACGCTGACCCTAAGGAAGGCTTTCACCAGGACTGGAATACGCTGATTTACAACTTCGGTCGCACCGAAGTGCGCAACTTTCTGGTGAGCAATGCACTGTACTGGCTGGAGCGCTTTGGTATTGATGGCTTGCGGGTGGACGCGGTGGCATCCATGCTGTACCGGGACTACAGCCGGGCTGCAGGACAGTGGATTCCCAATAAACACGGTGGTCGAGAGAACCTGGAGGCGATTGAGTTTCTGCGCCGCATGAACCATGTGGTGGGTACCGAGCGTCCTGGAGCGATCACACTCGCAGAAGAATCCACTGCGTTCCCCGGTGTGAGCCGTCCGCCGTCTCCGGACTTGCAGAGCGGTGGCCTAGGCTTTCATTACAAATGGAACATGGGCTGGATGCACGACACCCTGGAGTACGCCTCCATGGACGGGGTACACCGCAAGTACCACCAGAACCAACTCACCTTCGGGTTGATGTACGCGTTCACCGAGAACTTCGTGCTCCCTCTGTCACACGACGAAGTGGTGCATGGCAAGGCGTCGTTGCTCGGCAAGATGTCCGGGGACGAATGGCAAAAGTTTGCGAATTTGCGTGCGCTGTACGGTTTCATGTGGGCCTACCCCGGCAAAAAATTGCTGTTCATGGGATGCGAGTTGGCCCAGCCCACAGAGTGGGCCGACGGCTCCCAGCTGCCCTGGCATCTGGAGCAACAAGCGCCGCATCAGGGGGTGCAGCGTTTGGTGCGTGATCTGAACCGCGTGTACCGTGCGTTCCCTGCGTTGCATGAGCAGGATGTGCAGTCAGAAGGTTTTGAGTGGATTGCCCATGACGATTCCGCACAGTCCGTTATCGCCTTTCAACGGCGGGCGAAAGACGGCCGGGCGGTGGTGGTGGTCTGTAACTTCACACCTGTGCCTCGACCCGGGTACCGCATCGGCGTACCAGTGGCAGGGGCCTGGCGCGAAGTCATCAACACCGACAACGGTGTGTATGGCGGCAGCAGCCTGAGTTCGGGCGCGCGAAGCACCGAGCCGGTCGCAGCGCATCACTTGGGTCAGTCGCTGGTCATTACTTTGCCGCCGCTGGCATGCCTTGTGCTCATTCCCGGAGAAGAATGA
- the glgX gene encoding glycogen debranching protein GlgX — MSLLSMLPGNAAEWGATLTPEGVNFTLAAPNATSVDLCLFDEAGVTELQRLPLPAKTGDVWHGLLPAGRAGQVYGFRVHGPWAPERGHRFNPAKLLLDPYAREVLGRYDGSDLHWAHAPDSARGRQLPDSRDNAATALKARVCAPLPAANPGPVVLPKQRVMYELHVKGFTRLHPGVPETLRGSYAGLAHPAAIAHLKALGVTTLSLMPVAFRADEERLQRLGLSNYWGYSPIAWSAPESRYWSGTAGSTPRTEFRAMVDALHAAGIEVILDVVYNHTGETDEFGPMLSLRGIDNGTYYHLEPVDASRYLNWTGCGNCVNLNHPVVLRTVMDSLRAWVTDYGVDGFRFDLAPVLARGTAETDYRFNPHAPLLMAIAQDPTLRNCVMVSEPWDIGPGGYQLGAFPPGWLEWNDRFRDTQRSAWLQHSTHRGALANRLAGSAEAFSPFRRAAHSSVNFVTAHDGFNLMDVVSYCHRHNEANGEHNRDGHGHNLSVNHGVEGGSEYEQVVQARARHRRTLLAATLFSLGTPMLLAGDELGHSQCGNNNAYCQDNATTWLNWEAARHDLSSFVARSIALRRALPALQATGWWRSHAGEAGSGPVAMWALPDGRTLEAGDWEAPQGGPLAVQLQLGTSEAVLLLLNPSASAQAFTLPTGDWYLCLDTALESVGTEPASTVSPLFTVQADSLVLLSAVRPVF; from the coding sequence ATGTCTTTGTTGAGCATGCTGCCGGGAAATGCTGCCGAGTGGGGCGCCACCCTCACGCCGGAGGGTGTGAATTTCACCTTGGCTGCGCCTAACGCTACTTCGGTGGACCTGTGTCTATTTGATGAGGCAGGCGTGACCGAGTTGCAGCGCTTGCCCTTGCCCGCCAAAACAGGCGATGTGTGGCATGGCCTTCTGCCCGCGGGTCGTGCAGGGCAGGTGTACGGGTTTCGTGTCCATGGGCCATGGGCGCCCGAGCGTGGCCACCGGTTCAATCCTGCCAAGTTGCTGCTGGACCCCTACGCCCGCGAGGTGCTGGGGCGCTATGACGGTTCGGACCTTCACTGGGCACATGCGCCGGATTCCGCGCGCGGCCGGCAGCTGCCCGATAGCCGGGACAATGCCGCCACCGCATTGAAAGCACGCGTTTGTGCACCCCTGCCAGCGGCGAATCCCGGGCCGGTGGTGCTGCCGAAGCAACGTGTGATGTATGAGCTGCACGTCAAAGGCTTCACCCGGCTGCATCCGGGCGTGCCTGAGACGCTGCGGGGCAGCTATGCGGGCCTTGCGCATCCTGCAGCCATTGCACACCTGAAGGCACTGGGCGTCACCACTTTGAGCCTGATGCCCGTGGCCTTCCGTGCCGATGAAGAGCGTTTGCAGCGCCTGGGCTTGTCCAACTACTGGGGTTACAGCCCCATCGCCTGGAGCGCGCCGGAAAGCCGTTATTGGAGCGGCACTGCCGGCAGCACTCCGCGCACCGAGTTCCGGGCTATGGTCGATGCTTTGCACGCAGCAGGAATAGAGGTGATTCTCGATGTGGTTTACAACCACACTGGTGAGACCGATGAATTCGGCCCCATGCTCAGTTTGCGTGGCATCGATAACGGCACTTACTACCATCTCGAACCTGTTGATGCTTCCCGTTACCTCAACTGGACGGGTTGCGGCAACTGCGTCAATCTGAACCATCCGGTGGTCTTGCGCACCGTAATGGACAGCTTGCGCGCATGGGTCACGGACTATGGGGTGGATGGCTTTCGTTTTGACCTCGCGCCCGTCTTGGCCCGTGGAACTGCGGAGACAGACTACCGCTTCAACCCCCATGCCCCTTTGTTGATGGCGATCGCACAAGACCCGACGCTGCGCAATTGCGTGATGGTGTCTGAGCCTTGGGACATCGGCCCCGGCGGCTATCAGCTGGGCGCTTTTCCGCCGGGGTGGCTGGAGTGGAACGACCGTTTCCGCGATACGCAGCGAAGCGCTTGGCTACAACACAGCACCCACCGCGGTGCATTGGCCAACCGCCTGGCCGGTTCCGCAGAGGCTTTCAGTCCATTTCGTCGCGCGGCGCACAGCAGCGTGAACTTTGTGACGGCGCATGACGGCTTTAACCTGATGGACGTGGTGAGCTACTGCCATCGTCATAACGAAGCCAACGGAGAACACAATCGCGACGGCCATGGCCATAACCTGAGTGTGAACCATGGAGTGGAGGGGGGCAGTGAATATGAGCAGGTAGTGCAAGCCCGTGCACGCCATCGCCGCACTTTGTTGGCCGCCACGCTGTTTTCGCTGGGCACGCCCATGCTGCTCGCCGGTGACGAGCTGGGCCACAGCCAGTGCGGCAATAACAACGCCTATTGCCAGGACAACGCCACCACTTGGCTGAATTGGGAAGCCGCCCGCCACGACCTGAGCTCTTTTGTCGCCCGTTCCATTGCGTTACGCCGTGCGCTGCCGGCCTTGCAGGCCACCGGATGGTGGCGCAGCCATGCCGGTGAAGCCGGGTCCGGCCCGGTGGCAATGTGGGCATTGCCCGACGGTCGCACCTTGGAAGCTGGCGATTGGGAAGCACCTCAGGGTGGACCATTGGCGGTTCAATTGCAGCTCGGCACTTCAGAAGCGGTCCTGTTGCTGCTCAACCCATCGGCCTCGGCACAAGCATTCACCTTGCCGACGGGTGATTGGTATCTCTGCCTGGATACAGCCTTGGAAAGTGTCGGTACCGAACCCGCCTCAACGGTCAGTCCCCTATTCACGGTACAAGCAGATAGTCTGGTCTTGCTTAGCGCTGTGCGGCCTGTTTTCTAG